CCACACCGGGCTTAAGGTCGTCGCGATCACCAGACACGGTCGTCGAAGCCCAGGCGGTTAGCCGTTGCACATCGCGTCCCAGCGCGGTGACCGCCACCGGGTCGAAGAGCTCCTCCTGCGGCCGCTCGTCGTCATGGTCACTGGCTGTGACTGAGTTGTGGATCTTGTTCAGGCACAGGTAGTTCCGTCGACCTTTGAGCAGGGCGAACTTCGGTCGGCGGGGGAGCGCATTGGTGAGCGAATCTACCAGCTGGGGCAGGTCACGATCGACGAGTTGACGTTGCAAAGCGATCGTCGCCGTCGACACCACGACCGGCGCGTCGTCGCAAAGAGCGCGGATGATCGCGGGAACCAGATACGCCAGCGACTTGCCGGTTCCGGTGCCGGCCTGGACCACCAAGTGCTCACCGGTTTCAAACGCATGCGCTACCGCGGCGGCCATCTCTTGCTGGCCGCGACGCCGGGTGCCGCCAAGTGCCGCCACGGCGATGGCAAGCAGCTCAGGCACAGACATGGATACCGACTCGGACACGGGACGTGGTCACATCCTTGCGCTCAGGCCGGGATCGTGCGTGTCGGAATCGCCGGCTCGCCGGGTGCCAATTTCAGCCCGTCGCCTGGCAGGCTGCGCAACCCGGATGCCACCAGCTGCCGTGCCGCGGCCAGGCTGGTATCGGCTACCGGTTGCCCGGCGCGGACCAGTGGCAGCGTCAAAACCCGGTGCGGCTCGACAATGACCGGCGGACGGCCCGCCGGATGCACGAGCTCCTCGGTGATGGTGCCCGTCGCACGGGAGCGCCGCAGTGCCTCTTTGCGGCCGCCGGGGGATTCTTTGTAGCTGCTGCGCTTTTGCACCGGTACACCGTCTACCTCGACCAGTTTGTAGACCATGTTGGCGGTCGGCGCGCCCGACCCGGTGACCAGCGACGTGCCCACGCCGTAGCTGTCGACGGGTTCACCGCGCAACGCGGCGATGCTGAACTCGTCAAGGTCGCCGGACACCACGATGCGCGTCCGGGTGGCTCCTAGCCGGTCGAGCTGCTCCCGCGCTTGGCGGGCCAGTACCCCAAGCTCACCGGAATCGATGCGGATCGCGCCGAGCTCAGCGCCGGCGGCGGCAACGGCATTGGCCACACCGGTCGTGACGTCATAGGTATCCACCAGCAGCGTGGTACCGGGTCCCAGCGCTTCGACCTGGGCGCGGAATGCGGCTCGCTCGGCTAGTTCGGTGGGGCCGCCATGCTGGGCGTGCAACATGGTGAATGCGTGTGCCGCGGTGCCGTGCGCGGGCACTCCGTAGCGTCGCTGCGCCGCCAAGTTGGATGACGCGGCGAAACCGGCGATATACGCCGCCCGGGCCGCTGCCACCGCGGCGCGTTCGTGGGTGCGCCGCGAGCCCATCTCGATCAGTGGGCGCCCCCCGGCGGCGCTGACCATGCGCGCCGCTGCCGAGGCGATCGCTGTGTCGTGGTTGAAGATTGACAGCACCAGCGTTTCGAGCAGGACGCATTCGGCGAAGCTGCCGCGTACCGAGAGCACCGGTGACCCGGGAAAATACAGCTCCCCCTCGGCATAGCCGTCGATATCGCCGCGGAACCGGAATTCGCGAAGATACCGCACCGTGGCCGGGTCGAGGAATTGGGCCAGCAACTCGCACGCGTCAGCGTCGAACCTGAACTGCGGCAACGCTTCCAGCAACCGGCCGGTTCCGGCGACAACTCCGTAGCGACGGCCGGTGGGGAGTCGGCGAGCGAACACCTCGAATGTGGTGGGGCGATTGGCGCTGCCGTCGCGCAGGGCAGCCGCCAGCATGGTCAACTCGTACTTGTCGGTCAACAGCCCGGCTGGGTCTTGATTGTCGGGCTCTCCCTCTCGCCGCCTGGCGGCTGGGGGTGGCCCCACAGCGGTCCGACGCGGTCCGCAGCGTCGCCCGGTTGGGACCCAGTCGTTCACACCGCCACGGTATCGGCTCGCGGCCACGGTGCGCTGGGTATCCTGGGGCCATGGCTGTTGTGTCAGCGCCCGCCAAGCCAGGTACCACCTGGCAGCGCGAGTCTGCTCCGGTCGACGTGACGGACAGGGCATGGGTCACCATCGTGTGGGACGACCCGGTCAACTTGATGAGCTACGTGACTTACGTGTTTCAGAAGTTGTTCGGCTACAGCGAGCCGCATGCCACCAAGCTGATGTTGCAGGTGCACAACGAAGGTAAGGCGGTGGTGTCCGCGGGCAGCCGAGAGTCCATGGAAGTCGACGTGTCCAAGCTGCATGCCGCCGGTTTGTGGGCGACGATGCAGCAGGACCGGTGAGATTCGAGGATATTCGGGATCCATCGTGCGCAGGTGGAAGCGCGTCGAGACCCGCGATGGTCCCCGCTTTCGATCGTCGTTGGCTCCGCATGAGGCCGCCCTGCTCAAGAACCTGGCAGGCGCGATGATCGGGCTGCTCGACGATCGCGACTCTTCTTCGCCGTCAGACGAACTCGAGGAGATCACCGGCATCAAGACCGGGCATGCGCAGCGTCCGGGTGACCCGACCTTGCGTCGGCTGTTGCCGGATTTCTACCGTCCCGATGACCTGGATGACGATGATCCGACGGCCGTCGACGGCTCCGAGAGCTTCAACGCTGCCCTGCGCAGCCTGCACGAACCTGAGATTATCGACGCCAAACGTGTTGCCGCGCAGCAGTTATTAGACACGGTTCCGGACAATGGCGGCCGGTTGGAGCTGACGGAATCCGACGCCAATGCTTGGATCGCCGCCGTCAACGACCTTCGGCTGGCGCTCGGAGTGATGCTTGAGATCGGCCCGCGTGGGCCGGAGCGCCTGCCGGGGAACCACCCGTTGGCCGCGCACTTCAATGTCTACCAGTGGCTGACAGTCCTGCAGGAATACCTCGTGCTGGTGCTGATGGGGTCTCGATGATCTGCGCGGCGGCCCGATGAACTCCATCACCGACGTCGGGGGCATCCGGGTTGGCCACTACCAGAGACTGGACCCCGACGCGTCCCTCGGCGCCGGGTGGGCTTGTGGCGTCACGGTGGTGTTGCCGCCGCCCGGGACGGTCGGTGCGGTCGATTGCCGCGGCGGCGCCCCTGGAACCCGCGAGACTGATCTGCTGGACCCGGCCAACAGCGTGCGCTTCGTCGACGCCCTGTTGCTCGCCGGCGGCAGCGCCTACGGTCTGGCCGCCGCCGATGGCGTCATGCGCTGGCTAGAGGAACACCGGCGCGGCGTCGCGATGGACAGCGGCGTGGTGCCCATCGTGCCGGGCGCGGTGATTTTCGACCTTCCGGTCGGCGGCTGGAATTGTCGGCCGACGGCCGATTTCGGCTATTCGGCCTGTGCGGCAGCCGGAGTCGACGTCGCGGTCGGGACGGTGGGCGTGGGGGTTGGGGCGCGCGCCGGAGCGCTCAAGGGCGGTGTCGGGACTGCATCGGCTACCCTGCAGTCCGGTGTGACCGTCGGTGTCCTTGCTGTGGTAAATGCCGCTGGCAACGTCGTCGATCCAGCCACCGGCTTGCCGTGGATGGCCGACCTAGTCGGCGAGTTCGCGTTGAGGGCCCCGCCGGCCGAGCAGATTGCTGCGCTGGCGCAGTTATCGTCCCCGCTGGGAGCCTTCAACACCCCGTTCAATACGACGATCGGTGTGATTGCGTGTGACGCCGCGCTGAGCCCTGCGGCTTGCCGGCGCATCGCGATTGCCGCCCACGACGGGTTGGCCCGCACCATCCGGCCGGCACACACCCCCTTGGATGGCGACACGGTTTTCGCGCTGGCCACCGGCGCGGTAGCGGTGCCGCCGGAGGCCGGCGTGCCGGCCGCATTGTCTCCGGAGACTCAGCTGGTCACCGCGGTCGGTGCGGCGGCGGCTGATTGCCTGGCTCGTGCGGTGCTGGCCGGCGTGCTCAATGCTCAGCCGGTAGCCGGAATACCGACCTACCGTGACATGTTTCCCGGAGCATTCGGGTCCTGAAACTTCGGTGTTGCTTAGGAAAGGAACCGTCTACGTGCTGGTGATTCGCGCAGACCTGGTGAATGCGATGGTGGCCCATGCGCGTCGCGACCACCCCGACGAAGCCTGCGGAGTGCTGGCCGGACCCGAGGGCTCTGACCGTCCCGAGCGGCATATCCCGATGACCAATGCCGAGCGCTCGCCGACCTTCTACCGGTTGGATTCCGGTGAGCAACTGAAGGTGTGGCGGGCTATGGAAGATGCCGACGAGGTCCCGGTCGTCATCTATCACTCGCACACTGCGACCGAAGCGTACCCGAGCCGTACGGACGTGAAGCTTGCCACCGAACCCGACGCGCACTACGTGCTGGTGTCCACCCGCGACCCGCACCGGCACGAGCTACGCAGCTACCGCATCGTCGATGGCGCTGTCACCGAGGAACCTGTCAATGTCGTCGAGCAGTACTGAACCGTTCCGAGAAAGGCCAGCATGAACGTCACCGTATCCATTCCGACCATCCTGCGGCCCCACACCGGCGGCCAGAAGAGTGTCTCGGCCAGCGGCGATACCTTGGGTGCCGTCATCAGCGACCTGGAGGCCAACTATTCGGGCATTTCCGAGCGCCTGATGGACCCGTCTTCCCCAGGTAAGTTGCACCGCTTCGTGAACATCTACGTCAACGACGAGGACGTGCGGTTCTCCGGCGGCTTGGCCACCGCGATCGCTGACGGTGACTCGGTCACCATCCTCCCCGCCGTGGCCGGTGGGTGAGCGGAGCACATGACACGATACGACTCGCTGTTGCAGGCCTTGGGCAACACGCCGCTGGTTGGCCTGCAGCGATTGTCGCCACGCTGGGATGACGGGCGAGACGGACCGCACGTGCGGCTGTGGGCCAAGCTCGAGGACCGCAATCCGACCGGGTCGATCAAGGACCGCCCGGCTGTGCGGATGATCGAGCAGGCCGAGGCCGACGGGTTGTTGCGGCCGGGCGCCACCATCCTGGAGCCCACCAGCGGAAACACCGGCATTTCGCTGGCGATGGCGGCCCGGTTGAAGGGGTACCGATTGATCTGCGTGATGCCGGAGAACACATCGGTTGAACGGCGGCAGCTGCTCGAGCTCTACGGCGCGCAGATTATCTTCTCGGCGGCCGAAGGCGGGTCCAACACTGCGGTGGCCACCGCCAAAGAGCTGGCCGCGACCAACCCGTCATGGGTGATGCTGTACCAGTACGGCAATCCCGCCAACACCGACTCGCACTACTGCGGCACCGGCCCCGAGCTGCTGGCCGACCTGCCCGAAATCACGCACTTCGTCGCCGGCCTAGGCACCACGGGCACGCTGATGGGCACTGGCCGTTTCCTGCGCGAGCACGTTGCCAACGTCAAGATCGTGGCGGCCGAACCCCGCTACGGTGAGGGGGTATACGCCCTGCGCAACATGGACGAAGGCTTTGTGCCCGAGCTGTATGACCCGGAAATACTGACCGCGCGATATTCTGTCGGCGCGGTGGACGCAGTGCGCCGCACCCGCGAGTTGGTGCACACCGAAGGCATCTTTGCGGGCATCTCAACCGGCGCGGTGCTACACGCCGCACTCGGAGTCGGGGCCGGCGCCCTGGCGGCCGGCGAGCGGGCCGACATTGCGTTGGTGGTCGCCGACGCCGGGTGGAAGTATCTGTCCACCGGCGCCTACGCCGGTAGCCTGGATGACGCCGAGACCGCTCTGGAAGGGCAACTATGGGCATGACCCCGCGCCGGAAGCGACGGGGAGGAGCGGTGCAGATAACACGGCCCACAGGCCGTCCGCGAACACCGACAACGCAGACGACGAAGCGCCCGCGCTGGGTGGTCGGCGGGACGACGATCCTCACCTTCGTCGCGCTGCTCTATCTCGTCGAACTGATCGACCAGCTGTCCGGGAGTCGGCTGGACGTCAACGGCATCAGGCCGCTGAAAACAGACGGCCTGTGGGGCGTCATCTTTGCGCCACTTTTGCACGCGAACTGGCACCACCTAATGGCCAATACCATCCCGCTGCTGGTGCTGGGGTTTCTTATGACGCTGGCCGGGCTGTCCCGGTTTGTCTGGGCCACCGCGATCATTTGGATTCTGGGCGGCTTGGGCACTTGGCTGATCGGCAATGTGGGCAGCAGCTGTGGCCCGACCGACCATATCGGCGCCTCTGGCCTGATCTTTGGCTGGCTGGCCTTCCTATTGGTGTTCGGGCTTTTTGTGCGCAAGGGATGGGATATCGTCATTGGGCTGGTGGTCTTGTTTGTCTATGGCGGCATCCTGCTCGGCGCGATGCCGGTGCTGGGCCAGTGTGGTGGCGTGTCATGGCAGGGTCATTTAAGTGGTGCGGTTGCTGGCGTCGTGGCGGCGTATCTGTTGTCCGCTCCGGAGCGTAAGGCCCGTGCACTGAAAAGGGCCGGCGCGCGTTCCGGGCATCCGAAGTTATGAATTCGCCGTTGGCGCCCGTCGGAGTCTTTGATTCCGGCGTCGGGGGACTGACGGTCGCGCGGGCCATCATCGACCAACTGCCCGACGAGGACATCGTCTACGTCGGCGACACCGGTAACGGCCCGTACGGTCCGCTGACCATCCCGGAGATCCGGGCGCACGCGCTGGCCATCGGCGACGATCTGGTCGGCCGAGGCGTCAAGGCGTTGGTGATCGCCTGCAACTCGGCGTCGTCGGCGTGCCTGCGGGATGCTCGCGAGCGCTACCAGGTGCCCGTCGTCGAAGTGATACTGCCGGCGGTGCGGCGTGCGGTGGCCGCCACCCGCAACGGCCGCATCGGGGTAATCGGCACGCGGGCGACCATCACTTCACACGCCTATCAGGACGCGTTCGCTGCGGCCCGCGACACCGAAATCACCGCGGTGGCTTGCCCTCGCTTCGTGGACTTCGTCGAGCGCGGCGTCACCAGCGGTCGTCAGGTGCTCGGTCTGGCGCAGGGCTACCTGGAACCGCTGCAGCGCGCCGAGGTCGACACGCTAGTGCTGGGCTGTACGCACTATCCACTGCTGTCCGGACTGATTCAACTGGCGATGGGCGAGAACGTCACGCTGGTCTCCAGCGCCGAGGAGACCGCTAAGGAAGTGGTCCGGGTGCTCACCGAGATCGACTTATTGCGTCCGCATGACGCGCCGCCGGCAACTCGGATATTTGAAGCTACGGGCGACCCCGAAGCGTTTACCAAATTGGCCGCACGATTCCTGGGTCCGGTGCTCGGTGGTGTGCAACCCGTTCACCCATCGCGCATTCATTAGGCCATGGAAGAGATTCTCGTCACCGAATGCGTCGATGTATTCCGCATCGTTGTATCGGGCATGGCACAGTAGTGTCCGTGCGGATAACCGTGCTCGGATGCTCCGGTAGCGTCGTGGGGCCGGATTCGCCTGCGTCGGGGTATTTGCTCCGAGCGCCGCACACACCGCCGTTGGTTATCGACTTCGGCGGGGGTGTGCTCGGCGCGCTGCAACGGCACGCGGATCCCGCGTCGGTGCATGTGCTGCTGTCGCATCTGCATGCGGACCATTGTCTGGACTTGCCGGGACTTTTTGTGTGGCGGCGTTACCACCCGTCGCGTCCCTCTGGCAAGGCATTGTTGTACGGCCCCAGCGACACCTGGTCGCGATTGGGGGCGGCGTCGTCCCCGTACGGTGGGGAGATTGACGACTGTTCGGATATCTTCGATGTTCACCACTGGGCCGACAGTGAGCCAGTGACGTTGGGCGCCCTTACGATAGTGCCGCGGCTGGTTGCCCACCCGACTGAGTCGTTTGGCCTGCGGATCACCGATCCGAGCGGTGCGTCACTGGCTTATAGCGGCGACACCGGCATTTGTGACCAGCTCGTCGAGCTGGCTCGCGGCGTCGACGTTTTCCTCTGCGAGGCCTCCTGGACACACTCGCCCAAACATCCACCCGATCTACACCTGTCGGGCACCGAAGCCGGTATGGTTGCCGCGCAAGCCGGCGTTCGTGAGCTGCTGCTGACGCATATCCCGCCGTGGACTTCGCGTGAGGACGTCATCAGCGAGGCCAAGGCCGAGTTCGACGGCCCGGTGCACGCGGTGGTATGCGACGAGACGTTCGAAGTCCGGCGAGCCGGCTAGGTCTAGGGTTGGCGTCGTGTCCAAGCGAGAAGACGGCCGGCTCGACCACGAGCTTCGCCCGGTGATCATCACCCGCGGTTTCACCGAAAACCCGGCGGGATCGGTGCTCATCGAATTCGGTCACACCAAGGTCCTGTGCACCGCCAGCGTCACCGAAGGGGTGCCCCGGTGGCGTAAAGCAACCGGTCTGGGGTGGCTCACCGCGGAGTACGCCATGCTGCCGTCGGCCACCCACAGCCGCTCTGATCGCGAGTCGGTGAGAGGCAGGCTTAGCGGGCGTACTCAGGAAATCAGTCGGCTCATCGGCCGGTCGCTGCGCGCATGCATCGACCTGGCGGCGCTGGGGGAGAACACGATCGCTATCGATTGTGATGTGTTGCAGGCCGATGGTGGCACTCGAACCGCGGCCATCACCGGCGCCTACGTGGCATTGGCCGACGCAGTGACCTACTTGTCGGCGGCGGGTAAGTTGTCCGACCCCAGGCCATTGTCGTGTGCCATCGCCGCGGTCAGCGTCGGTGTTGTCGACGGCAGGATCCGGGTGGATCTGCCCTACGAGGAAGATTCGCGCGCCGAGGTCGACATGAACGTCGTCGCTACCGACACCGGAACCCTGGTAGAGATTCAGGGCACCGGCGAAGGCGCGACGTTCGCACGTTCGACACTGGATAAGCTGCTGGACATGGCACTGGGCGCCTGCGACACGTTGTTTGCCGCACAACGCGACGCGTTGGCGCTGCCGTATCCGGGTGTGCTGCCGCAGGGACCGCCACCGCCGAAGGCGTTTGGCACCTGACCGCGCCGCGACGATGCAGAGCGGAGCGATGAGGAGGAGTGGCGCTTGTGACCAAGCTTCTGGTCGCCAGCCGCAACCGCAAAAAGCTGGCCGAACTGCGCCGGGTGTTGGACGGCGCCGGACTATCGGGTTTGACGCTGTTGTCGCTGGGCGATGTGTCGCCGCTGCCTGAAACACCAGAAACCGGTGTGACATTCGAGGACAACGCGCTGGCCAAGGCGCGCGACGCGTTCTCCGCGACCGGACTTGCCAGCGTTGCCGACGACTCCGGTTTGGAGGTGGCCGCACTGGGCGGCATGCCTGGCGTGCTGTCGGCCCGGTGGTCCGGCAGGTATGGCGACGATGCCGCGAACACCGCGCTGTTGCTGGCGCAGTTGTGCGATGTGCCCGATGAGCGGCGCGGAGCAGCGTTCGTGTCGGCCTGCGCGTTGGTCTCGGGGTCCGGCGAAGTTGTCGTGCGCGGTGAATGGCCCGGCACGATCGCCCGTGAGCCGCGCGGTGACGGCGGGTTCGGCTACGACCCGGTCTTCGTCCCGTACGGTGACGACCGCACAGCGGCCCAGCTGAGCCCGGCGGAAAAGGACGCGGTATCCCATCGCGGTCGCGCGTTGGCTCTGCTGCTGCCGGCGCTGCGCTCCCTGGCGACAGGCTAAAGCCCGAAGCGGGCCTTGATCTCTTTGGTCTGGAAGTGCTCGACGACGATGCCGAGCAGCGGAATTGTGCCGGCGAGCAGAACACCGGCTGTTTTGCCGAGCGGCCAGCGGACCTTGACCGCCAGGTTCAACGTCAGAAGCAGATACGTGAAGTACACCCAGCCGTGCACCACACCGATCCACGTCGGCGGATTGTCAACCTTGACGACGTAGCGGACCACGATCTCGTAGCACAGTGCGATGAGCCAGAGGCCCGTCGTCCACGCCATGATCCGGTAGCCGAGCAAAGCGGTGCGAATCCTCTCGACGGCGATGGCAGGCTCGGCGTGCTGCGCCGCGGGCGTTTCGGGTGCGGTCATGCGGTGGTCCTGTTCTGCTTCCTGGCATCGTCCTTGGCTAGCTCGGCTAGGTAGGCGTTGTATTCCCGTAGTACGGGATCGTCGGGTGGCTGCTGCGCCGGCTTCGGCCGCTCGGGCAGCAATCCGGCAGGTATCTCGGCGGCGGCGCCGCCGGTGGGCGGTTGCGGGGGCGTCTCTTCATACCGAACGAAGTTGCGGTACGCGTAGACGCAGAACCAAGCAAACAATGGCCACTGCAACGCGTAACCCAGATTTTGAAAGGTGCCCGAGGTCGATTGAAACCTGGTCCACTGCCACCAACCCAGGGCCAGGCAACCACAGGTCGCGATGATCACCAACGCGATCAGCGCGGGTCTGCGACGGCGGGTAGTGGACACCCCACGACGTTACCGCGCACTGCTCTATTGGGCGCCCGGGCGCGATGTGGCGATATCCACTAAGTACAAGGCTAGCCTTGCCTAATACCCCAGGTGTAGCCTCCTTCGCCATGACCTCATCGCCGTCCACCGTCAGCACTACGCTGCTGAGCATCCTGCGCGACGACCTCAACATTGACCTGACTCGAGTCACGCCTGATGCCAGGTTGGTCGACGATGTGGGACTGGATTCGGTGGCCTTCGCGGTCGGTATGGTGGCCATCGAGGAGCGGCTCGGAGTCGCACTGTCCGAAGAGGAGCTCTTGACGTGCGACACGGTCGGAGAACTGGAGGCAGCGATCGCGGCCAAATACCGCGATGAGTGAGCTCGCGGCCGTGCTCACGCGGTCCATGCAGGCCTCTGCCGGCGACTTGATGGTCCTCGACCGCGAGACCTCGCTGTGGTGTCGGCACCCGTGGCCCGAGGTACACGGGCTGGCCGAGAGCGTAGCGGCCTGGCTGCTAGACCATGACCGACCCGCCGCGGTGGGTCTGGTCGGCGAACCGACGGTCGAGTTGGTCGCCGCGATCCAGGGTGCCTGGCTTGCCGGCGCTGCCGTGTCGATCCTGCCCGGGCCGGTACGTGGCGCCAATGACCAGCGATGGGCGGACGCGACGTTGACCCGTTTCCTCGGGATTGGGGTGCGCACCGTATTGAGCCAGGGTTCCTACCTTGCCCGCCTGCGATCGGTCGATACGGCCGGCGTAACGATCGGAGATCTCAGCACGGCGGCGCACACCAATCGTTCGGCCACACCGGTGGCGAGTGAAGGGCCCGCGGTCCTTCAAGGTACCGCGGGATCGACGGGCGCGCCCCGTACCGCCATCCTTTCGCCGGGCGCGGTGCTCAGCAACTTGCGTGGGCTCAATCAGCGCGTGGGCACCGATGCTGCGACCGACGTCGGTTGCTCATGGTTACCGCTGTACCACGACATGGGGCTCGCTTTCGTGCTCTCTGCTGCGCTGGCCGGTGCGCCGCTCTGGTTGGCCCCGACGACGGCGTTCACGGCGTCGCCGTTCCGTTGGTTGAGTTGGCTCTCGGACAGTGGTGCCACCATGACCGCGGCACCGAACTTCGCCTACAACCTCATCGGCAAATACGCCAGGCGGGTATCCGAGGTCGACCTGGGTGCCCTGCGAGTGACGCTCAACGGTGGAGAGCCGGTTGACTGCGATGGGCTGACGCGGTTCGCGGAGGCGATGGCACCGTTCGGATTCGATGCCGGCGCCGTGTTGCCCTCCTACGGGCTCGCCGAGTCGACGTGCGCGGTG
Above is a window of Mycobacterium tuberculosis H37Rv DNA encoding:
- the pncB1 gene encoding nicotinic acid phosphoribosyltransferase PncB1, with product MGPPPAARRREGEPDNQDPAGLLTDKYELTMLAAALRDGSANRPTTFEVFARRLPTGRRYGVVAGTGRLLEALPQFRFDADACELLAQFLDPATVRYLREFRFRGDIDGYAEGELYFPGSPVLSVRGSFAECVLLETLVLSIFNHDTAIASAAARMVSAAGGRPLIEMGSRRTHERAAVAAARAAYIAGFAASSNLAAQRRYGVPAHGTAAHAFTMLHAQHGGPTELAERAAFRAQVEALGPGTTLLVDTYDVTTGVANAVAAAGAELGAIRIDSGELGVLARQAREQLDRLGATRTRIVVSGDLDEFSIAALRGEPVDSYGVGTSLVTGSGAPTANMVYKLVEVDGVPVQKRSSYKESPGGRKEALRRSRATGTITEELVHPAGRPPVIVEPHRVLTLPLVRAGQPVADTSLAAARQLVASGLRSLPGDGLKLAPGEPAIPTRTIPA
- a CDS encoding ATP-dependent Clp protease adapter protein ClpS codes for the protein MAVVSAPAKPGTTWQRESAPVDVTDRAWVTIVWDDPVNLMSYVTYVFQKLFGYSEPHATKLMLQVHNEGKAVVSAGSRESMEVDVSKLHAAGLWATMQQDR
- a CDS encoding transcriptional regulator gives rise to the protein MPPVCGRRCSRTGEIRGYSGSIVRRWKRVETRDGPRFRSSLAPHEAALLKNLAGAMIGLLDDRDSSSPSDELEEITGIKTGHAQRPGDPTLRRLLPDFYRPDDLDDDDPTAVDGSESFNAALRSLHEPEIIDAKRVAAQQLLDTVPDNGGRLELTESDANAWIAAVNDLRLALGVMLEIGPRGPERLPGNHPLAAHFNVYQWLTVLQEYLVLVLMGSR
- a CDS encoding hydrolase; this translates as MNSITDVGGIRVGHYQRLDPDASLGAGWACGVTVVLPPPGTVGAVDCRGGAPGTRETDLLDPANSVRFVDALLLAGGSAYGLAAADGVMRWLEEHRRGVAMDSGVVPIVPGAVIFDLPVGGWNCRPTADFGYSACAAAGVDVAVGTVGVGVGARAGALKGGVGTASATLQSGVTVGVLAVVNAAGNVVDPATGLPWMADLVGEFALRAPPAEQIAALAQLSSPLGAFNTPFNTTIGVIACDAALSPAACRRIAIAAHDGLARTIRPAHTPLDGDTVFALATGAVAVPPEAGVPAALSPETQLVTAVGAAAADCLARAVLAGVLNAQPVAGIPTYRDMFPGAFGS
- the mec gene encoding [CysO]-cysteine peptidase is translated as MLLRKGTVYVLVIRADLVNAMVAHARRDHPDEACGVLAGPEGSDRPERHIPMTNAERSPTFYRLDSGEQLKVWRAMEDADEVPVVIYHSHTATEAYPSRTDVKLATEPDAHYVLVSTRDPHRHELRSYRIVDGAVTEEPVNVVEQY
- the cysO gene encoding sulfur carrier protein CysO; the encoded protein is MNVTVSIPTILRPHTGGQKSVSASGDTLGAVISDLEANYSGISERLMDPSSPGKLHRFVNIYVNDEDVRFSGGLATAIADGDSVTILPAVAGG
- the cysM gene encoding O-phosphoserine sulfhydrylase (cysteine synthase B, (CSASE B) (O-phosphoserine sulfhydrylase B) (O-phosphoserine (thiol)-lyase B)), with the translated sequence MTRYDSLLQALGNTPLVGLQRLSPRWDDGRDGPHVRLWAKLEDRNPTGSIKDRPAVRMIEQAEADGLLRPGATILEPTSGNTGISLAMAARLKGYRLICVMPENTSVERRQLLELYGAQIIFSAAEGGSNTAVATAKELAATNPSWVMLYQYGNPANTDSHYCGTGPELLADLPEITHFVAGLGTTGTLMGTGRFLREHVANVKIVAAEPRYGEGVYALRNMDEGFVPELYDPEILTARYSVGAVDAVRRTRELVHTEGIFAGISTGAVLHAALGVGAGALAAGERADIALVVADAGWKYLSTGAYAGSLDDAETALEGQLWA
- a CDS encoding integral membrane protein yields the protein MGMTPRRKRRGGAVQITRPTGRPRTPTTQTTKRPRWVVGGTTILTFVALLYLVELIDQLSGSRLDVNGIRPLKTDGLWGVIFAPLLHANWHHLMANTIPLLVLGFLMTLAGLSRFVWATAIIWILGGLGTWLIGNVGSSCGPTDHIGASGLIFGWLAFLLVFGLFVRKGWDIVIGLVVLFVYGGILLGAMPVLGQCGGVSWQGHLSGAVAGVVAAYLLSAPERKARALKRAGARSGHPKL
- the murI gene encoding glutamate racemase, giving the protein MNSPLAPVGVFDSGVGGLTVARAIIDQLPDEDIVYVGDTGNGPYGPLTIPEIRAHALAIGDDLVGRGVKALVIACNSASSACLRDARERYQVPVVEVILPAVRRAVAATRNGRIGVIGTRATITSHAYQDAFAAARDTEITAVACPRFVDFVERGVTSGRQVLGLAQGYLEPLQRAEVDTLVLGCTHYPLLSGLIQLAMGENVTLVSSAEETAKEVVRVLTEIDLLRPHDAPPATRIFEATGDPEAFTKLAARFLGPVLGGVQPVHPSRIH
- the rphA gene encoding ribonuclease PH (RNase PH (tRNA nucleotidyltransferase)); this translates as MSKREDGRLDHELRPVIITRGFTENPAGSVLIEFGHTKVLCTASVTEGVPRWRKATGLGWLTAEYAMLPSATHSRSDRESVRGRLSGRTQEISRLIGRSLRACIDLAALGENTIAIDCDVLQADGGTRTAAITGAYVALADAVTYLSAAGKLSDPRPLSCAIAAVSVGVVDGRIRVDLPYEEDSRAEVDMNVVATDTGTLVEIQGTGEGATFARSTLDKLLDMALGACDTLFAAQRDALALPYPGVLPQGPPPPKAFGT
- a CDS encoding non-canonical purine NTP pyrophosphatase, with the protein product MALVTKLLVASRNRKKLAELRRVLDGAGLSGLTLLSLGDVSPLPETPETGVTFEDNALAKARDAFSATGLASVADDSGLEVAALGGMPGVLSARWSGRYGDDAANTALLLAQLCDVPDERRGAAFVSACALVSGSGEVVVRGEWPGTIAREPRGDGGFGYDPVFVPYGDDRTAAQLSPAEKDAVSHRGRALALLLPALRSLATG
- a CDS encoding hypothetical protein (A core mycobacterial gene; conserved in mycobacterial strains (See Marmiesse et al., 2004 PMID:14766927).) codes for the protein MTAPETPAAQHAEPAIAVERIRTALLGYRIMAWTTGLWLIALCYEIVVRYVVKVDNPPTWIGVVHGWVYFTYLLLTLNLAVKVRWPLGKTAGVLLAGTIPLLGIVVEHFQTKEIKARFGL
- the lprD gene encoding lipoprotein LprD (A core mycobacterial gene; conserved in mycobacterial strains (See Marmiesse et al., 2004 PMID:14766927).) produces the protein MSTTRRRRPALIALVIIATCGCLALGWWQWTRFQSTSGTFQNLGYALQWPLFAWFCVYAYRNFVRYEETPPQPPTGGAAAEIPAGLLPERPKPAQQPPDDPVLREYNAYLAELAKDDARKQNRTTA
- the mbtL gene encoding acyl carrier protein MbtL (This region is a possible MT-complex-specific genomic island (See Becq et al., 2007 PMID:17545187).), translating into MWRYPLSTRLALPNTPGVASFAMTSSPSTVSTTLLSILRDDLNIDLTRVTPDARLVDDVGLDSVAFAVGMVAIEERLGVALSEEELLTCDTVGELEAAIAAKYRDE